One part of the uncultured Bacteroides sp. genome encodes these proteins:
- a CDS encoding beta-L-arabinofuranosidase domain-containing protein encodes MKKGTVLLVILMSIFGWNTGKAQSVYPGQHNGKIKENITVLLKAYSFDLKQVKLLPSRFRENMMRDSAWMMSIDTKQLLHSFRTNAGVYSSNEGGYFTMKKLGGWESLDCDLRGHTTGHLLSALALMYASTGNDAFKIKADSLVKGLAEVQLAIGKSGYLSAFPEGLIDRNIAGKGVWAPWYTLHKIYAGLIDQYLYCDNKQAFDVVIKMADWAYNKLIPLSDEVRRKMIRNEFGGVGECFYNLYSITGNIKYETLAKFFYHNEMLEPLADDKDELAGKHANTFIPKLIAEARNYELNNDGKSKKEVLNFWNNVVNSHSFVTGSNSDKEKFFDHNHLSEHLTGYTGETCNTYNLLKLTRHMFCWDANPRYADYYERALYNHILGQQDPETGMVAYFLPMLSGAHKVYSTKENSFWCCVGSGFESHAKYGEAIYYHDDKGIYVNLFIPSELTWKEKGVKLTQETAFPEKENTILTLHAQNKVKMNLYLRYPSWTKDVVIKVNGRIFKVKQVPDSYIVLNRVWEDGDRIEITYPMKLRTETTPDNDKKVAILYGPLVLAGEMGTENLIKCAPYSNPNLYNDYYTYNYNIPSSLKTTLSIDKNNIEKDIKRIDGRLIFKAAKENIILEPLYNVHRQRYVVYWDWINPNQ; translated from the coding sequence ATGAAAAAAGGAACTGTTTTACTTGTAATTCTTATGTCTATCTTTGGATGGAATACAGGAAAAGCACAGTCCGTGTATCCGGGACAACATAACGGTAAAATAAAAGAAAATATAACAGTACTGCTTAAAGCTTATAGCTTTGACCTGAAACAAGTAAAGTTGCTGCCAAGTCGTTTCCGTGAGAATATGATGAGAGACTCTGCCTGGATGATGTCTATTGATACAAAACAATTGTTGCATAGCTTCAGGACAAATGCGGGAGTTTATAGTTCTAATGAAGGCGGGTATTTTACTATGAAAAAATTGGGAGGCTGGGAATCTCTTGATTGTGATTTACGAGGACATACCACCGGACATCTTCTTTCAGCATTGGCTCTGATGTATGCTTCTACGGGTAATGATGCTTTCAAGATTAAGGCTGATTCACTTGTTAAAGGATTGGCAGAAGTGCAGCTGGCAATAGGTAAAAGTGGATATTTAAGTGCATTTCCAGAAGGACTGATTGATCGCAATATTGCTGGCAAAGGAGTTTGGGCACCGTGGTATACTCTTCACAAAATATATGCTGGGTTAATTGATCAATATCTTTATTGCGATAATAAGCAAGCTTTTGATGTTGTGATAAAGATGGCTGATTGGGCATATAATAAATTGATTCCATTGAGTGACGAGGTTCGTCGAAAAATGATTCGAAATGAATTTGGTGGTGTAGGAGAATGTTTTTATAATCTGTATTCTATAACCGGGAATATAAAATATGAAACCTTGGCTAAGTTCTTTTACCATAATGAAATGTTAGAACCATTGGCAGACGATAAAGATGAATTGGCAGGAAAACACGCTAATACCTTTATTCCTAAATTAATTGCTGAGGCTCGTAATTATGAACTGAACAATGACGGAAAAAGTAAGAAAGAAGTTTTAAACTTCTGGAATAATGTTGTGAACAGTCATTCATTTGTTACTGGTAGTAATAGCGATAAAGAGAAGTTCTTTGATCATAATCATCTTTCTGAACATTTAACCGGTTATACCGGAGAGACCTGCAATACATACAATTTATTGAAACTTACCCGCCACATGTTTTGTTGGGATGCAAATCCACGATATGCTGATTATTATGAGCGGGCTTTATATAATCATATACTTGGTCAGCAGGATCCGGAAACCGGTATGGTTGCTTATTTCCTTCCAATGTTATCCGGAGCTCATAAAGTATATAGTACCAAAGAGAACTCTTTCTGGTGTTGTGTAGGTAGTGGATTTGAAAGTCATGCTAAGTATGGTGAAGCCATCTATTATCATGATGATAAAGGTATTTATGTGAATCTTTTTATTCCTTCAGAGTTGACATGGAAAGAAAAAGGGGTAAAACTTACTCAGGAAACAGCTTTCCCGGAAAAGGAAAATACTATCTTAACTTTACACGCTCAGAATAAAGTGAAAATGAACCTCTACTTACGTTATCCTTCATGGACGAAGGATGTTGTGATAAAGGTTAATGGGAGGATATTCAAGGTAAAGCAAGTTCCTGACTCTTATATTGTTTTGAATCGTGTATGGGAAGATGGTGACCGGATTGAAATAACTTATCCTATGAAGTTAAGAACGGAGACTACACCTGACAATGATAAAAAAGTAGCCATATTATATGGCCCATTAGTTCTGGCTGGTGAAATGGGAACAGAAAACTTAATAAAATGTGCTCCTTATTCAAATCCGAATTTATATAATGATTATTATACCTATAATTATAATATTCCTTCATCGCTCAAAACAACATTGAGCATTGATAAGAATAATATAGAAAAGGATATTAAGAGAATAGATGGCCGACTTATATTTAAGGCTGCAAAAGAAAATATAATATTGGAACCTTTATATAATGTTCACAGACAAAGATATGTTGTCTATTGGGATTGGATAAACCCTAACCAGTAA
- a CDS encoding glycoside hydrolase 43 family protein: protein MKNIVCFFILSLSISSGISAQNYMSKVWVADQGDGTYINPIINADYSDPDVCAVGNDFYLTASSFNCIPGLPILHSNDLVNWKIVNYALKKQIPAEIYDKPQHGKGVWAPCIRYHKGEFYIYWGDPDFGIYMIKTSNPEGEWGEPVLVKAGKGMIDPSPLWDEDGKVYLINAWAGSRSGINSVLVVSEMNSEGTKVISDPVMVFDGNDGVNHTVEGPKFYKRNGYYYIMAPAGGVEQGWQLAMRSKNIYGPYQSKIVMAQGKSVINGPHQGAWVETNAGESWFINFQDKAMYGRVLHLNPMKWINDWPVIGVDKDGDGCGEPVTAYKKPNVGKVYPKETPVESDEFSSAKLGLQWEWHANYKDVYGFPSNSGFMRLYAGYLSEKFVNFWEVSNLLMQKFPAEEFVAKTKLVFTAKQDGEKAGLIVMGWDYSYISICKRDNLFVLQQSICKDAEKQTPEQVKDLASFPIDKIIPVGAPNYIKHIYLKVTVNKGGKCTFAYSLDDRKYISVGDEFIARQGKWIGAKVGLFCVNPNQSGNKGWVDIDWFRIDR, encoded by the coding sequence ATGAAGAATATTGTCTGTTTTTTCATTTTAAGTTTGTCTATTTCATCCGGCATTTCGGCACAGAATTATATGTCGAAAGTATGGGTGGCAGATCAGGGAGACGGGACTTATATAAATCCGATTATTAATGCAGATTATTCGGATCCGGATGTTTGTGCAGTTGGAAATGATTTCTATCTCACGGCTTCTAGTTTTAATTGTATCCCTGGATTACCAATTCTTCATTCAAATGATTTAGTGAATTGGAAGATTGTGAATTATGCACTGAAAAAACAGATTCCGGCTGAAATATATGATAAACCTCAGCATGGCAAAGGTGTATGGGCTCCTTGTATACGCTATCACAAAGGTGAATTTTATATTTATTGGGGAGATCCTGATTTTGGAATTTATATGATAAAAACAAGCAATCCTGAGGGCGAATGGGGCGAACCTGTATTAGTAAAAGCCGGAAAGGGAATGATTGACCCTTCTCCTTTGTGGGATGAGGATGGAAAAGTTTATCTTATAAATGCGTGGGCCGGAAGTAGAAGTGGCATTAATAGTGTTCTTGTGGTTTCTGAAATGAACTCTGAAGGAACAAAAGTAATTAGCGATCCTGTTATGGTTTTCGATGGTAACGATGGAGTGAATCACACAGTTGAAGGTCCTAAGTTTTATAAGCGTAATGGATATTATTATATAATGGCTCCGGCAGGAGGTGTTGAACAGGGATGGCAATTAGCTATGCGCTCGAAAAACATCTATGGCCCTTATCAATCTAAAATTGTAATGGCGCAAGGGAAAAGTGTTATCAATGGTCCTCATCAGGGAGCTTGGGTTGAGACAAATGCAGGAGAATCATGGTTTATCAATTTTCAGGATAAGGCAATGTATGGACGGGTTCTTCATCTGAATCCCATGAAATGGATAAACGACTGGCCTGTAATTGGTGTAGACAAGGATGGTGATGGGTGTGGAGAACCTGTAACTGCATATAAAAAACCAAATGTGGGGAAAGTATATCCTAAAGAAACACCAGTTGAAAGTGATGAGTTTTCATCTGCAAAATTGGGCCTGCAATGGGAATGGCATGCAAATTACAAAGACGTTTATGGCTTCCCTTCTAATTCAGGCTTTATGCGTTTGTATGCAGGCTATTTATCAGAAAAATTTGTCAATTTCTGGGAAGTTTCTAATCTGCTAATGCAGAAGTTTCCTGCCGAGGAGTTTGTTGCAAAGACAAAGCTTGTATTCACAGCCAAACAAGATGGAGAAAAGGCTGGATTAATAGTCATGGGATGGGACTATAGTTATATTTCAATATGTAAAAGAGACAATTTATTTGTTCTTCAGCAATCAATCTGTAAGGATGCTGAAAAGCAAACTCCGGAACAAGTTAAAGATTTGGCTAGTTTCCCTATTGATAAAATTATTCCGGTTGGTGCACCTAACTATATTAAGCATATCTATCTCAAAGTAACAGTAAATAAAGGTGGTAAATGCACTTTCGCTTATAGTCTTGATGATAGAAAATATATATCAGTAGGCGATGAGTTTATTGCACGTCAAGGTAAATGGATTGGCGCAAAAGTTGGATTGTTCTGTGTGAATCCCAATCAGTCGGGAAATAAAGGTTGGGTAGATATAGATTGGTTCCGTATAGATAGATAA
- a CDS encoding glycoside hydrolase family 88 protein: MKKIILGLVVLLFCACSANHSDKSFDVDGALKYCSVQTNRTLKELEPIDYTMMPRNIMDSLNTWSCRKVTKEEWTSGFWPGILWYDYEATKDPRIKSEAEKFTSSLGFLSKTPAYDHDLGFLVFCSYGNAYRLTKNPVYKKIILETADSLAKLFNPKVGTILSWPREVKARNWPHNTIMDNMINLEMLFWAAKNGGDKKLYDIAVSHANKTMKCQFRPDYSSYHVAVYDTVTGNLIKGVTHQGYADNSMWARGQAWAIYGFTVCYRETKNPEYLSFVQKVTDIYLKGLPEDYVPYWDFSAPDIPNAPRDASAACVVASALLELSTYLDKDKAEEYKNAAVKMLKSLSSPAYQCGDAKPAFLLHSTGHWPNGSEIDASIIYADYYYIEALLRFKKLNENKDILGIL, translated from the coding sequence ATGAAGAAAATTATTTTAGGATTAGTGGTGTTGTTATTTTGTGCTTGCTCAGCCAATCATAGTGACAAATCGTTCGATGTAGATGGAGCATTAAAATATTGTTCCGTACAAACTAATCGGACTTTAAAGGAGTTAGAGCCAATTGATTATACAATGATGCCGCGTAATATAATGGACAGTCTTAATACATGGAGTTGCCGTAAAGTAACAAAAGAGGAATGGACTTCGGGCTTTTGGCCTGGTATTTTATGGTATGATTATGAGGCAACAAAAGATCCAAGAATTAAATCCGAAGCAGAGAAATTTACGTCATCTTTGGGCTTCCTTTCCAAAACTCCCGCTTATGATCACGATTTAGGTTTTCTTGTATTCTGCAGTTATGGCAATGCATATAGACTGACTAAGAATCCTGTTTATAAGAAGATAATATTAGAGACTGCCGATTCGCTTGCTAAATTATTTAATCCTAAAGTTGGAACCATACTTTCATGGCCACGTGAAGTAAAGGCTAGAAACTGGCCGCATAACACAATAATGGATAATATGATTAATCTTGAAATGCTTTTCTGGGCAGCAAAGAATGGTGGTGATAAAAAGTTATATGATATTGCAGTTTCTCATGCAAATAAAACGATGAAATGCCAGTTTCGCCCGGATTATTCTTCTTATCATGTAGCGGTATATGATACTGTGACAGGTAATCTTATTAAAGGTGTTACTCATCAAGGTTATGCAGATAATTCTATGTGGGCTCGTGGTCAGGCTTGGGCGATCTATGGTTTTACAGTGTGTTACCGTGAAACAAAGAATCCTGAATACTTGAGCTTTGTGCAAAAGGTGACAGATATATACTTAAAAGGACTTCCTGAAGATTATGTTCCTTACTGGGATTTTAGTGCACCGGATATTCCAAATGCTCCTCGGGATGCTTCTGCAGCGTGTGTTGTTGCTTCTGCATTACTTGAACTTTCAACTTATTTGGATAAGGATAAGGCTGAAGAGTATAAGAATGCCGCAGTGAAGATGTTGAAAAGTCTAAGCTCTCCTGCGTATCAATGTGGAGATGCGAAACCTGCTTTCCTGCTTCATTCTACAGGACATTGGCCTAATGGCTCTGAAATTGATGCTTCTATCATATATGCTGATTATTATTATATTGAGGCACTATTGCGTTTCAAAAAGCTAAATGAAAATAAAGACATATTAGGAATATTATAA
- the mscL gene encoding large-conductance mechanosensitive channel protein MscL: protein MGKSNFLQEFKAFAMRGNVIDMAVGVIIGGAFGKIISSLVADVVMPAIGIFVGGVNFKELKWVIKEATYSADGKELTAAATLNYGNFLQSTFDFIIIAFAIFLFIKFMGKFTKKQEEAPAPEPPAPSKEEILLTEIRDILKQK from the coding sequence ATGGGAAAAAGTAACTTTCTACAAGAATTCAAGGCATTTGCTATGAGAGGCAATGTTATTGACATGGCTGTCGGTGTGATTATTGGTGGCGCTTTTGGGAAAATAATTTCCTCTTTAGTTGCTGATGTTGTAATGCCTGCTATCGGTATATTTGTTGGTGGCGTTAACTTTAAAGAGTTAAAGTGGGTTATTAAAGAAGCAACTTATTCTGCCGATGGAAAAGAACTCACAGCTGCAGCTACTTTAAATTATGGTAACTTTCTGCAGTCAACATTCGACTTCATCATTATTGCATTTGCAATTTTCTTGTTTATCAAATTTATGGGAAAGTTTACTAAGAAGCAAGAAGAAGCGCCAGCTCCCGAACCTCCGGCACCTAGCAAGGAAGAGATTTTACTTACCGAGATACGTGATATCTTGAAACAGAAATAA
- the gap gene encoding type I glyceraldehyde-3-phosphate dehydrogenase, protein MIKVGINGFGRIGRFVFRAAQTRNDIQIVGINDLCPVDYLAYMLKYDTMHGQFEGTIEADVEKSLLIVNGNPIRITAERNPADLKWDAVGAEYVVESTGLFLTQEKAQAHIQAGAKYVVMSAPSSDSTPMFVCGVNEKSYVKGTQFVSNASCTTNCLAPIAKVLNDKFGILDGLMTTVHSTTATQKTVDGPSMKDWRGGRAASGNIIPSSTGAAKAVGKVIPELNGKLTGMSMRVPTLDVSVVDLTVNLAKPATYAEICAAMKEASENELKGVLGYTEDAVVSSDFLGDVRTSIFDAKAGIALTDTFVKVVSWYDNEIGYSNKVLDLVAHMASVNA, encoded by the coding sequence ATGATTAAAGTAGGTATTAATGGATTCGGCCGCATCGGACGTTTTGTATTCCGTGCTGCTCAAACAAGAAACGACATTCAGATCGTAGGTATTAACGACCTTTGCCCAGTAGATTACTTGGCATATATGTTGAAGTACGACACTATGCACGGTCAGTTCGAAGGAACTATCGAAGCTGATGTTGAAAAAAGTCTATTGATCGTAAACGGTAATCCTATCCGTATCACAGCTGAAAGAAACCCAGCTGATTTGAAATGGGATGCAGTAGGTGCAGAATACGTAGTTGAGTCAACTGGTTTATTCTTAACTCAAGAAAAAGCTCAAGCTCATATCCAAGCTGGTGCAAAATACGTTGTAATGTCAGCTCCTTCTTCAGATAGCACTCCAATGTTTGTTTGTGGTGTTAATGAAAAATCATACGTAAAAGGTACTCAATTTGTATCTAACGCTTCTTGTACTACTAACTGTTTGGCTCCTATCGCTAAAGTATTGAACGATAAGTTCGGTATCTTAGATGGTTTGATGACTACAGTTCACTCTACAACTGCTACTCAAAAAACAGTTGACGGTCCTTCTATGAAAGACTGGAGAGGTGGTCGTGCTGCTTCTGGTAACATTATCCCTTCATCTACTGGTGCTGCTAAAGCTGTAGGTAAAGTAATTCCTGAATTGAACGGTAAATTGACTGGTATGTCAATGCGTGTTCCTACTTTGGACGTTTCTGTAGTTGACTTGACAGTTAACTTGGCAAAACCAGCTACTTATGCTGAAATTTGCGCTGCAATGAAAGAAGCTTCTGAAAACGAATTGAAAGGTGTTCTTGGTTACACTGAAGATGCAGTTGTTTCTTCTGACTTCTTGGGTGACGTTCGTACTTCTATCTTCGATGCAAAAGCAGGTATCGCTTTAACTGATACTTTCGTAAAAGTTGTATCTTGGTATGATAACGAAATCGGTTACTCAAACAAAGTTCTTGACTTGGTTGCTCACATGGCATCAGTTAACGCTTAA
- the miaA gene encoding tRNA (adenosine(37)-N6)-dimethylallyltransferase MiaA, translated as MANFDLITILGPTASGKTPFAAALACELDTEIISADSRQIYKQMDLGTGKDLVDYTVNGKQIPYHLIDIAEPGYKYNVFEYQRDFLVAYNEIKEKGKLPILCGGTGMYLESVLKGYKLIPVPENKELRGKLADKSLEELTEILETYKELHNSTDVDTAKRAIRAIEIEEYYLNNDIAKREFPELNSLIIGVDIDRELRRQKISRRLRQRLDDGMVEEVKQLLDKGIPAEDLIYYGLEYKYLTLYLTSQLTYEEMVSQLEIAIHQFAKRQMTWFRGMERRGFTIHWLDATLPQQEKIERVKDLLNS; from the coding sequence ATGGCAAATTTTGACTTAATTACTATACTAGGCCCAACAGCTTCTGGAAAAACCCCTTTTGCAGCTGCTTTAGCATGCGAATTGGATACTGAGATAATCAGTGCTGATTCTCGTCAGATTTATAAGCAGATGGATTTGGGAACCGGAAAAGATCTTGTGGATTATACGGTAAATGGAAAGCAAATTCCGTATCATTTGATAGATATAGCCGAGCCTGGCTACAAGTATAATGTTTTTGAATATCAGAGAGATTTTCTTGTTGCATATAATGAGATTAAGGAAAAAGGCAAATTACCTATCCTGTGCGGAGGAACCGGTATGTATCTGGAATCCGTTTTAAAGGGGTATAAACTTATTCCGGTGCCTGAGAATAAAGAGCTTCGAGGTAAATTGGCTGACAAATCTCTGGAAGAGCTGACAGAAATATTAGAAACCTATAAGGAACTTCATAATTCTACCGATGTTGATACAGCTAAGAGGGCGATCAGGGCTATTGAAATAGAAGAGTATTACTTGAATAATGATATAGCGAAAAGAGAGTTTCCTGAACTTAATAGTTTGATTATTGGTGTTGATATTGATAGAGAACTGAGAAGGCAAAAGATTTCCAGACGTCTTCGCCAACGTCTTGATGATGGCATGGTTGAAGAGGTAAAGCAATTGCTGGATAAAGGGATCCCTGCTGAAGATCTTATTTATTATGGGTTGGAATATAAATATCTCACCTTGTATCTAACTTCTCAACTAACTTATGAGGAAATGGTTTCGCAGCTTGAGATAGCTATTCACCAGTTTGCCAAACGACAGATGACCTGGTTTCGTGGGATGGAACGCAGAGGTTTTACTATTCACTGGTTAGATGCAACTTTACCACAACAAGAGAAAATAGAACGAGTAAAAGACTTACTTAACAGCTGA
- a CDS encoding diacylglycerol kinase family protein, whose translation MNTDPNRWGIIYNPKAGTRKVQKRWKEIKEYIESKQVAFDYVQSEGFGTVEVLARAYASEGYRIIVVVGGDGALNDAINGILTSSAEQISDIAIGIIPNGIGNDFARYWDLNLDYKEAVDWIINNRRKKIDVGYCSYYDVYKHERRYFLNALNIGLGARIVKITDQTKRFWGVKFLSYLASLFLLFFEHKLYRVHLKINDEHVRGRVMTVCVGNASGYGQTPSAVPYNGWLDVSVIYRPEPLQILSGLWMLIQGRILNHKMVKSYRTKMVRVYKARNAAVDVDGRIIPSHYPLEVGIQSEAITLIIPN comes from the coding sequence ATGAACACAGATCCAAATAGATGGGGGATTATTTATAATCCCAAAGCTGGAACTCGAAAGGTTCAGAAACGATGGAAGGAGATAAAAGAGTACATTGAAAGTAAGCAGGTTGCTTTCGACTATGTTCAGTCCGAAGGCTTTGGTACTGTGGAAGTTCTGGCACGTGCATACGCAAGCGAAGGATATCGTATTATTGTTGTCGTTGGAGGTGATGGAGCTCTTAATGATGCAATTAATGGTATTCTTACTTCTTCTGCCGAGCAGATAAGTGACATTGCTATTGGTATTATTCCCAATGGTATTGGAAATGACTTTGCTCGTTACTGGGATCTTAATCTGGATTATAAGGAAGCTGTTGACTGGATTATTAATAATCGCAGAAAGAAGATTGATGTGGGGTATTGTTCCTACTATGATGTTTATAAGCATGAACGTCGTTATTTTCTGAATGCTTTGAATATTGGTTTGGGTGCTCGTATTGTGAAGATTACCGATCAGACTAAGCGTTTTTGGGGAGTTAAATTCTTATCTTATCTTGCTTCTTTGTTCCTGTTGTTTTTTGAACATAAACTATATAGAGTTCATCTGAAGATTAACGACGAACATGTGCGTGGAAGAGTTATGACTGTATGCGTGGGTAATGCAAGCGGATACGGACAAACACCGAGTGCTGTTCCTTATAACGGTTGGCTGGATGTTTCTGTAATCTACCGTCCGGAACCGCTGCAAATACTTTCCGGACTTTGGATGCTTATTCAGGGACGCATTTTAAATCATAAAATGGTTAAGTCCTATCGTACAAAAATGGTGCGTGTTTACAAAGCACGTAATGCAGCTGTTGATGTTGACGGACGAATTATTCCAAGTCATTATCCTTTGGAAGTGGGCATTCAGAGTGAAGCTATTACATTGATTATACCTAATTAA
- the kdsA gene encoding 3-deoxy-8-phosphooctulonate synthase, with protein sequence MKDLKNTDSGNFFLLAGPCVIEGEEMALRIAERIVKMTDQLRIPYVFKGSYRKANRSRLDSFMGIGDEKALKILKKVNETFGVPTVTDIHSAEEAVMAAEYADVLQIPAFLCRQTDLLIAAAKTGKIVNIKKGQFLSPGAMQFAANKVVEAGNDNVMITERGTTFGYQDLIVDYRGIPEMQKFGFPVILDVTHSLQQPNQTSGVTGGMPQLIETVAKAGVAVGVDGLFIETHENPAVAKSDGANMLQLDLLEGLLVKLVRIREAVK encoded by the coding sequence ATTAAAGATTTAAAGAATACTGATTCCGGCAATTTTTTTTTGCTTGCTGGTCCTTGTGTTATTGAAGGGGAGGAGATGGCTCTTCGTATTGCTGAAAGAATTGTGAAAATGACAGATCAGCTTCGTATCCCTTATGTTTTTAAAGGGTCCTATCGCAAAGCAAATCGTTCTCGTCTTGATTCTTTCATGGGCATTGGTGATGAAAAAGCACTGAAGATTTTAAAGAAAGTAAACGAAACGTTTGGTGTACCAACAGTTACAGATATCCATTCTGCAGAAGAGGCTGTAATGGCTGCCGAATATGCTGATGTTCTTCAGATTCCTGCTTTTCTTTGTCGTCAGACAGATTTGTTGATTGCTGCTGCGAAAACCGGAAAGATTGTGAATATAAAGAAAGGACAGTTCTTGTCTCCGGGAGCTATGCAATTTGCTGCCAATAAAGTTGTTGAAGCAGGTAATGATAATGTGATGATTACTGAACGAGGAACAACTTTTGGTTATCAGGACTTAATTGTTGATTACCGTGGTATTCCCGAAATGCAGAAGTTCGGTTTCCCGGTTATTCTCGATGTAACTCACTCATTACAACAACCAAATCAAACAAGCGGGGTAACAGGTGGTATGCCACAACTTATCGAAACTGTTGCTAAAGCCGGAGTGGCAGTAGGTGTAGATGGTCTGTTTATTGAAACACACGAAAATCCTGCCGTGGCAAAGAGCGACGGTGCAAATATGTTGCAGTTAGACCTTCTTGAAGGACTGCTTGTAAAACTAGTACGTATAAGAGAAGCGGTTAAGTAA
- a CDS encoding Crp/Fnr family transcriptional regulator, whose product MIKKKLSEIVISEHIADMWQPLNDEQREYLMSNFTIQSYKKNEVIYCEGEAPTQLMCLLSGKVKIYKDGVGGRSQIIRVIKPVEYFGYRAYFAKEDYLTAAAAFESSTICLIPMEIIMNLISQNTELAMFFIRQLSIDLGIADERTVNLTQKHIRGRLAESLIFLKDSYGVEEDGSTLSIYLSREDLANLSNMTTSNAIRTLSNFSNERLISIDGRKIKIIDEEKLKKISKIG is encoded by the coding sequence ATGATTAAGAAAAAATTGTCAGAAATAGTAATTTCAGAGCATATTGCTGATATGTGGCAGCCCCTTAACGACGAACAGAGGGAATACCTAATGAGTAATTTTACTATTCAAAGCTACAAAAAAAATGAGGTAATATATTGTGAAGGAGAGGCTCCTACTCAACTTATGTGCCTTCTTAGCGGAAAAGTAAAAATTTACAAAGATGGTGTAGGCGGAAGAAGCCAGATTATCAGAGTGATTAAACCGGTAGAATACTTCGGTTATCGTGCTTATTTTGCTAAAGAGGATTATCTTACGGCAGCTGCCGCATTTGAATCTTCTACGATCTGTCTGATTCCGATGGAAATCATTATGAATCTTATCAGCCAGAATACTGAATTGGCAATGTTCTTTATCCGTCAACTATCCATCGACCTGGGTATTGCAGACGAAAGAACTGTAAATCTAACTCAAAAACACATCCGTGGGCGTCTTGCAGAATCTCTTATATTCCTGAAAGACAGTTATGGAGTGGAAGAAGATGGATCTACACTTAGCATTTATCTATCACGTGAAGACTTGGCCAATTTATCAAACATGACCACCTCGAACGCTATACGTACCCTTTCCAACTTTTCTAATGAACGTCTGATCAGTATCGATGGACGAAAGATTAAGATCATAGACGAAGAAAAGTTGAAAAAGATCAGTAAAATAGGCTAA